A region from the candidate division KSB1 bacterium genome encodes:
- a CDS encoding heparinase II/III family protein, whose translation MNALRLKLCRLSAMTPVELASRGRQALTDFYEYLKYLGRPDYYTRASFSEKTPLRQARLFHIDVADDRIVGDFYQRNPEALDQLLRCAEDAVHYRFSALDRQLIGDKTVPWHYDPLAEKSLPLVFGRRMDYFSPRLVKEVRYVWELNRCRHFVTLAEAWRSTHREEYAEALFEQWRDWLNKNPYPLGINWASALECALRLIAWTWALILAHEAPQLDEHLVRRIFCAVERHLQFISQHLSVGSSANNHLVGEAVGLIYAGFYAPVLPAAERLCRRGFRLFQDSFPHQVFEDGVAKEQSVAYQAYLIEYGLAALSAARLFGETMPEEVTILLHRMADFLCALADDGYIPNIGDEDGGAALPFFEPPVSPLRVLATMEDTQKPREQRKDRAAFWLFRQSLSQNNGKAHSKEAMRFFRCGGYAVLSTQAGRHSLKLVLDGGPLGLGRLAAHGHADFLAVWMSVDGKPVLIDAGTYLYLGAGKERDWFRSARAHSTLIIDGREPAQPLGPFQWGKRPQAALQKLQESEIGFRAEHDGYRPIKLSREVRRIDGGFMIIDRVQGVGIHRADAYFHLAPCRIGYAEDALVCSFNELSLRLSFEASTALTIKVEEAPHSPHFGRRELHPVIRLCAAVTLPMELTTRMRIDE comes from the coding sequence ATGAATGCGTTGCGGTTAAAACTCTGCCGTTTGTCAGCCATGACGCCGGTCGAGCTGGCGAGTCGCGGTCGACAAGCGTTGACGGACTTTTACGAGTACCTCAAATACCTTGGTCGACCCGATTATTATACACGGGCCTCTTTTTCTGAAAAAACGCCGCTCCGCCAGGCTCGGCTCTTTCATATAGATGTCGCCGACGACCGCATTGTGGGTGATTTTTATCAAAGAAATCCTGAGGCTTTAGACCAACTTTTACGTTGCGCCGAGGATGCGGTACACTATCGCTTTTCAGCTTTAGACCGACAGTTGATCGGCGATAAAACTGTCCCTTGGCATTACGATCCTTTGGCCGAAAAATCCCTGCCGCTTGTCTTCGGCAGGCGGATGGATTATTTTTCACCGCGCCTGGTCAAAGAGGTGCGTTATGTGTGGGAACTCAACCGCTGCCGGCACTTTGTCACGCTCGCCGAAGCTTGGCGGAGCACTCATCGGGAAGAGTATGCCGAGGCGTTGTTCGAGCAGTGGCGGGATTGGCTGAACAAAAATCCCTATCCGCTGGGTATTAACTGGGCGAGCGCGTTAGAGTGTGCGCTGCGGCTCATCGCCTGGACCTGGGCGTTGATCCTGGCGCACGAAGCGCCGCAGCTTGACGAGCATCTGGTACGAAGAATCTTTTGCGCCGTGGAACGGCATCTGCAGTTTATCAGTCAGCACCTGTCAGTCGGCTCGTCGGCCAACAACCATCTGGTCGGAGAGGCGGTCGGTTTGATCTACGCCGGATTTTATGCGCCGGTTCTGCCTGCGGCCGAGCGGCTGTGCCGGCGCGGCTTTCGATTGTTTCAGGACAGCTTTCCGCATCAGGTGTTCGAGGACGGCGTTGCCAAGGAACAGAGCGTCGCCTATCAGGCGTACCTCATCGAATACGGCTTGGCGGCGCTCTCGGCTGCCCGTTTATTTGGGGAGACGATGCCGGAAGAAGTGACGATTCTTTTGCATCGCATGGCCGATTTCCTTTGCGCCCTCGCCGATGACGGCTATATTCCGAATATCGGCGACGAGGACGGCGGCGCTGCTCTGCCGTTTTTCGAGCCGCCCGTCTCGCCGCTTCGCGTCCTGGCGACCATGGAGGACACGCAAAAGCCGCGGGAGCAGAGAAAGGATCGCGCTGCCTTTTGGCTGTTCCGACAATCTTTGAGTCAAAATAATGGAAAAGCTCACAGCAAAGAAGCAATGCGCTTTTTCCGGTGCGGCGGGTACGCTGTCCTTTCTACTCAAGCAGGCAGGCATTCGCTCAAGTTGGTGCTGGACGGCGGACCGCTCGGCCTTGGGCGTTTGGCGGCGCACGGCCATGCCGATTTTCTCGCCGTCTGGATGAGCGTCGACGGGAAACCGGTCTTGATCGATGCCGGTACCTATCTCTATTTGGGCGCCGGCAAGGAGCGCGACTGGTTCCGCAGCGCCCGCGCGCACAGTACACTGATCATCGACGGCCGCGAGCCGGCACAACCGCTCGGCCCGTTCCAGTGGGGAAAGCGTCCCCAAGCAGCCCTGCAGAAGCTGCAGGAATCTGAGATCGGCTTTCGGGCCGAGCACGACGGTTATCGTCCGATCAAGCTGTCGCGCGAGGTAAGGCGCATCGACGGCGGCTTTATGATCATCGATCGCGTGCAAGGGGTTGGAATTCACCGCGCGGATGCTTATTTTCACTTGGCGCCCTGCCGCATCGGCTATGCCGAAGATGCGCTGGTCTGCTCGTTTAATGAATTGAGTTTGCGGCTCAGCTTCGAAGCTTCGACGGCGCTGACCATCAAAGTCGAAGAGGCGCCTCATTCGCCGCATTTCGGCAGACGTGAG
- a CDS encoding DNA polymerase IV, which yields MRETMSRWILHLDMDAFFAAVEQLDFPELRGKPVVVGADPKGGKGRGVVSTCSYEARAFGIRSAMPISEAYRRCPQAVFVRPRGKRYGEISRQIMQILGEFSPLVEPISIDEAFVDITSTLKFFGSPEETARRIKARVRQETGLTASVGLAPNKFIAKIASDLRKPDGLVIVREEEVQSFLAPLPISRLWGVGAKTLPRLEALGIRTIGDLAAFPRHELYKIFGEAGLHYHRLAQGIDERPVGGEASAKSIGREITFEQDVNDEEKLTATLRFLCNELAHEMRRYGLAGSTVTLKIRLHDFSTFTRSHTLAEPVDHFAEIFATAVDLFRRFERHGTPVRLLGVAVSRLTSCERQLTLFGAQESPSHKADEVMDRIRARFGKDAITRAASLGAGRDSEWIREE from the coding sequence ATGAGGGAGACGATGAGCCGTTGGATTCTGCACCTGGATATGGACGCTTTTTTTGCCGCCGTGGAGCAGCTCGATTTTCCCGAGCTGCGCGGTAAACCGGTGGTGGTCGGCGCCGACCCGAAGGGCGGCAAAGGGCGCGGGGTGGTGTCGACCTGCAGTTACGAAGCGCGCGCCTTCGGCATTCGCTCGGCCATGCCGATTTCGGAAGCGTACCGCCGTTGTCCGCAGGCGGTTTTTGTCCGGCCGCGCGGCAAACGCTACGGTGAGATTTCGCGGCAAATCATGCAGATCTTGGGCGAATTTTCGCCGCTGGTCGAGCCGATCAGCATCGACGAGGCTTTTGTCGATATTACCTCCACGTTAAAGTTCTTCGGCTCGCCGGAAGAAACCGCCCGCCGCATCAAAGCGCGCGTACGGCAGGAGACCGGTTTGACCGCTTCCGTGGGACTGGCGCCCAACAAGTTTATTGCCAAGATTGCCTCGGACCTGCGCAAGCCGGACGGGCTGGTGATTGTCCGCGAAGAGGAAGTCCAGTCCTTTCTGGCGCCGCTGCCGATTTCGCGGCTGTGGGGCGTGGGGGCAAAAACGCTGCCGCGGCTCGAGGCGCTCGGCATCCGCACCATCGGCGACTTGGCGGCTTTTCCGCGCCATGAGCTTTACAAAATATTTGGCGAAGCCGGTCTGCACTATCATCGCTTGGCACAAGGCATTGACGAAAGGCCGGTCGGCGGCGAAGCGTCCGCCAAATCCATCGGCCGCGAGATCACCTTTGAACAAGACGTCAATGACGAAGAAAAATTGACCGCGACCCTACGGTTTCTTTGCAACGAGCTGGCGCACGAAATGCGGCGATACGGCCTGGCCGGATCAACCGTGACATTAAAGATTCGTTTGCACGATTTTTCCACATTTACCCGTTCGCACACACTGGCCGAGCCGGTCGACCATTTTGCCGAGATTTTCGCCACGGCCGTCGATCTCTTTCGCCGCTTTGAACGCCATGGAACTCCGGTTCGCCTTCTCGGCGTGGCGGTCTCTCGTCTGACATCCTGCGAGCGCCAACTGACCCTTTTCGGCGCGCAGGAGAGTCCGTCCCACAAGGCTGATGAAGTGATGGACCGCATCCGCGCCCGCTTCGGCAAGGACGCGATCACGCGCGCCGCAAGCCTCGGCGCCGGCCGCGATTCGGAATGGATCCGTGAAGAATGA
- a CDS encoding nucleoside 2-deoxyribosyltransferase, whose translation MVIYFCGSIAGSREFADIYGEMVCYLQALGHTVPTEHIIAPNVWELERQFSAQQIYERDMAWLRAADAVIAEISAPSLGVGYEIGAALAAGKRVLALYAAGRRVSCMITGNPDPRLTVSSYTCSREWRHLIDLFVQRVAEEA comes from the coding sequence TTGGTCATCTATTTTTGCGGCTCGATTGCCGGCAGCAGAGAGTTTGCTGATATTTACGGCGAGATGGTGTGCTACCTCCAGGCTCTCGGCCATACAGTGCCGACCGAGCACATTATTGCGCCCAATGTATGGGAGCTCGAGCGTCAGTTTTCCGCGCAACAGATTTATGAACGCGACATGGCCTGGCTGCGGGCCGCCGATGCCGTCATTGCGGAAATCTCTGCTCCGTCCTTAGGGGTGGGGTATGAGATCGGCGCAGCACTGGCTGCCGGAAAACGGGTTTTGGCGTTGTATGCGGCGGGAAGACGCGTTTCCTGCATGATCACCGGTAATCCCGATCCGCGACTGACGGTCAGCTCCTACACCTGCAGCCGCGAGTGGCGGCATCTGATCGATTTATTTGTACAGCGCGTTGCGGAAGAGGCTTGA
- a CDS encoding class I SAM-dependent methyltransferase — MSRQPLTEFYNSVGEHYDEEDAVYATLRGRLRRAFVLQWLSQQRGRLLEIGCNRGMYLAAYNGGERYGADLSLTVLKKARREPKICYVAADAERMQCFRGGSFDVVLCSEVIEHCFRPNRVMESIAHVLKRSGRALITTPNYRGRRPVWVRMGSMSAAGVRGAWGDLYYHTAYRPEELAEMAERAGLRLIESGTLEKEVKYAAKLPAALLLLGRLINRLLRSQRFGAWNEAFFNKFSLRVYFFIQKIGLEPFALKAVHEGVRSYIVVEKP, encoded by the coding sequence TGAGGAGGATGCGGTCTATGCGACGTTGCGCGGTCGCTTACGCCGGGCGTTCGTCCTGCAGTGGCTGTCGCAGCAGCGAGGACGGCTGCTGGAGATCGGCTGCAACCGCGGCATGTACTTGGCCGCCTACAACGGCGGCGAACGATACGGCGCCGATTTAAGTCTGACGGTCTTGAAAAAGGCCCGCCGCGAACCCAAGATCTGCTATGTCGCCGCGGATGCGGAACGGATGCAGTGCTTTCGCGGAGGCAGTTTCGACGTCGTGTTGTGCAGCGAAGTGATCGAGCATTGTTTTCGCCCCAATCGGGTGATGGAGTCCATCGCGCATGTCCTAAAGCGCAGCGGCCGTGCCCTGATTACTACTCCCAACTACCGCGGCAGGCGGCCGGTGTGGGTCAGAATGGGCAGCATGTCGGCGGCCGGTGTGCGCGGCGCGTGGGGCGACCTCTACTATCACACCGCCTACCGTCCCGAGGAACTCGCCGAGATGGCCGAACGCGCCGGTTTACGACTCATCGAGAGCGGCACTTTGGAAAAAGAGGTCAAGTATGCCGCCAAGCTGCCGGCGGCGCTGCTGCTGCTCGGTCGGCTGATCAATCGTCTGCTGCGTTCACAGCGGTTCGGAGCCTGGAACGAAGCGTTTTTCAACAAATTTTCTTTGCGTGTTTATTTTTTTATTCAAAAAATCGGACTAGAACCGTTCGCTCTTAAAGCAGTGCACGAGGGCGTGCGGTCCTATATTGTGGTGGAAAAACCTTAA